A region of Vitis vinifera cultivar Pinot Noir 40024 chromosome 15, ASM3070453v1 DNA encodes the following proteins:
- the LOC100253657 gene encoding transcription factor bHLH91 translates to MYVYEENACFDGTKSVAEGDDEGFSQSVAPPPTNNSFEDSTNMRVSMEDASATMEIELHQQLAFDMDQQCYNSNNDGNDSNQVFSYEMQEMGFNHHQQQQEDPLLLQQHQAEMQNAHQNFSAAYPPTPDLLNLFHLPRCTPSSLLPNSSISFTNPDSSATAASGILYDPLFHLNLPPQPPVFRELFQSLPHGYNLPASRVGSLFGGGMDEREASGGGYGDGDDHRQFDNGVLKFTRDMACIGKGREGKGTKSFATEKQRREHLNDKYNALRSLVPNPTKSDRASVVGDAIEYIRELLRTVNELKLLVEKKRCGRERSKRHKTEDESTGDVKSSSSIKPEPDQSYNESLRSSWLQRKSKDTEVDVRIIDDEVTIKLVQRKKINCLLFVSKILDELQLDLHHVAGGHVGDYYSFLFNTKIYEGSSVYASAIANKLIEVVDRQYAAIPIPIPIPPTSSF, encoded by the exons ATGTATGTGTACGAAGAGAATGCTTGTTTTGATGGCACAAAGTCAGTGGCAGAAGGAGATGATGAGGGGTTTTCCCAAAGTGTTGCGCCACCACCCACCAACAACAGCTTTGAGGACAGCACCAACATGAGGGTTTCCATGGAGGATGCCTCGGCCACCATGGAAATTGAGCTCCACCAGCAGCTGGCCTTTGACATGGACCAACAATGCTATAACAGCAACAACGACGGCAATGATTCAAATCAGGTATTCTCATATGAGATGCAGGAGATGGGGTTCAATCATCATCAGCAGCAGCAAGAGGACCCATTGCTGTTGCAGCAGCATCAGGCTGAAATGCAGAATGCCCACCAGAATTTCAGTGCTGCATACCCTCCAACACCAGACCTTCTCAATCTATTCCACTTGCCCAGGTGCACGCCCTCATCTCTCCTCCCAAACTCATCCATCTCCTTCACAAACCCGGACAGCTCGGCCACGGCGGCATCTGGCATCTTGTACGATCCTTTGTTCCATTTGAACCTCCCCCCACAGCCTCCTGTGTTCAGGGAGCTGTTTCAGTCTCTCCCACATGGCTACAACTTGCCAGCCTCAAGGGTTGGGTCTTTGTTTGGTGGTGGGATGGATGAGAGAGAGGCAAGTGGAGGTGGGTACGGAGATGGGGACGATCATAGGCAGTTTGATAATGGGGTCCTCAAGTTCACAAGGGACATGGCCTGTATTGGTAAAGGCAGGGAGGGCAAAGGCACCAAATCCTTTGCTACTGAGAAGCAAAGAAGAGAGCACTTGAATGATAAGTACAATGCTCTGAGGAGTTTGGTCCCAAACCCCACCAAG agTGATAGAGCATCTGTGGTGGGAGATGCGATTGAGTACATCAGAGAGCTTCTGCGAACAGTGAATGAGCTGAAGCTGCTGGTGGAGAAAAAGAGATGTGGGAGAGAGAGGAGTAAGAGGCACAAGACAGAGGATGAGTCCACAGGCGATGTAAAGAGCAGCAGCAGCATTAAGCCAGAGCCTGACCAGTCCTACAATGAATCCCTCAGGAGCTCCTGGCTCCAGAGAAAATCCAAAGACACGGAGGTGGATGTTCGGATCATAGACGACGAAGTCACCATCAAACTTGTCCAGAGAAAGAAGATCAACTGCTTGCTCTTTGTGTCCAAGATCCTTGATGAGCTTCAACTGGACCTCCACCATGTTGCAGGCGGCCATGTTGGTGATTATTACAGCTTTCTCTTCAACACCAAG ATATATGAAGGCTCCTCAGTCTATGCCAGTGCAATAGCCAACAAACTCATCGAGGTGGTGGACAGACAGTATGCAGCCATAcccattcccattcccattccACCCACTAGTAGCTTTTAG